A segment of the Bacillus sp. es.034 genome:
AGGCTATGTGGTGTATACAAATAAAGAAAATCCGGATGAAACGTATCGTGTTCCATTTGGCATTCATACTGCAGAAGAAGGCATTGATCATATTGAGGTAAATCCGCCTGCTTTTACGACCGCTGTCGAGGCTGGTTATAATGGCATCCGATGGTCAGTCGGCCTTAATTTCCAATTGAAATCTCATATGCGTTCAATGGATCTCTTCCTTGTCGATCCAAAAACGAACAAAGAAATCGGTTTTCTTGGTTCATTTGACGGAATGGGTGCCGATGAAAATATTGAATACTATCTAAGAGGTGTGCTGAACGAAGGTTATTACCATCCGTTAACAGGAAATCCAGATCAGCCAATCGCGTATGATAAGGAACAAACCGATCCGGGACTATACAATATCAGAATGGTAGGGACAAATGATCAAGGGAAAACCTTTACCTCAGATGCCCCGGTTTACTATAGCGTTACCCAGCCAGCCCTCGATCTCAACGTAGACTCTGGTGTAGTAGAATATAGTCCGGATCAAACAACGTTACCATTAAACGGTTCTGTTTACGATCCAGGTGTAGAAGAAATGAAAGCCGGCGGTATGGATGTGTCTCAAGCTAATAATAAGTTTGTTTACGAGTTTGGTAGATACAGCACCGAAGTTCCATTAGACGCTGACGGAAATTTTACGTCAGAACTTTCACTGATCCCGGGTGTTTCAGTGCTGCCAGTGAAAATGTATGCAGAAAATATGGCAACAGTCAGGAACTATTCTAGTTATAAACAGGTATATTATGTGAAACAAGGGACTCAGTATGGAACAGCTATTCCAGATGAAAAGAAGGTAACTGCGGGCGATTCGGTGACCGTTACCCTTTCGATGAACAATATGACAAACATGAAGCAAGCGGTGTATTCCTTTGTGAATCCATCGAACGTAGATGTAATAAGCATTAACCCCCACGCAACATTGAATGGAAAACTGGATATTCAAACAGTAAATTCGGATGTAACCATCGACGGAAAGACGATGGTGAAAACGACCATTACCGCAACTGTAACAGGTGATGCTGGACAAACAGGGGTATCAGGAAAGGTTCCAATGGTAGACATCACATACAAAGTAAACGAGGATTCTAACGCGTTGGATACAACTTTTAATCAATTCGATGTATCATATACCAACATAGATGATACGATGAAATCCGTCAGTGGTATTAGTATCCCTTACCATGTAGAGCGGACGTACTCGGTTTTGAAATCGCATGTATTTCCTGAAGCATTTAAGAATCCTTGGGTACCAGATGAGCCATTAACACAATTTGATTATGTAAAAGCAGGCACAAAAGTAAAAGTGACAGATGAAGCAGGAAAAGAATATCCAAACGGTTTTGGAATAGAAAACTATACGACTACTGCTTTCTTCTCAGCTAAATTACCACTAACGGACAAACCATTCACTTTCGAGGTGGAGACGCCGGGACATTTCAAGGTGAAGAAAACATTTACAATCGGGTTGATAGAAAATGGTGAAGTGAAACCTTATGGGAAAGCAATCTTTCCTGAACCTGCACCTGCTGGAGATGTGAACCAAGATAATGTGATTGATGTGAAAGACGCGCTTTCCATTCAATCAAACTGGGACACAGACAAACGCGAAGCAGATATTAACTTTGATGGAGTAGTAGACGGAAAGGATATGCAATTTGTCATCAATAATTACATGATGCAAAATCCTTGGATGGATAACTCTCCAGAACCTCTGAAAACACAAAATGGAGAAACATTAGAAAGTGTGTTGGAGGAATTAAATATTCAGTAAGGAAATAGAGCAATGGCCAATGGGTCGTTGCTCTTTTTGTGGAGTGAAATATATCTAGTGGGTAGCAGGACAGACTGATCGAATAGATAGCGTATTTTAAAGGAGATTTCCGTTTTTATCTAAAAAGGGAGGGAATTTTATAGGAGTTTGTTGGTCCTCTTGCCTACTACCATACTCACGGATCAGTGGATATTTGTTGCTTAATAAGAATATGTTTTTTTGAAAATATGTTAATTTTTATTAGCTCTCAATTTCGTTGCTAACGTGTTATTGCAGAGGAAATGCACTATTACACACTTCCAAACGAATAGTTCTAAAACCTCGAAATCTCCTGGATCATTTTTACTACAAAATTATCCACCGATGCATGAACAAATGTCAAATATGAACCGTTCCTTCTGTAATGCATGGATGCAACAGGACAATTCCCCCCATTGTCCCAATATGGAAGATTATATAAAATTTGAACTAGGGTACCCATTACATTGAATAGATTTATTTATTAGTTGGTTGGTTGTATGTCTCTTTTGTCACCCGTTAATTAGTAGTGTTAAACATTAAAGACAATCAGGGGGAATAGTATGAAGACAGAAAGGCTTAAACCCATATTTAAGGGCACGTTAATTGCTAGTTTGCTGGTTTCTGCAGGTTTGCCATCAGGAGCAATTGCTGAGCGAAATTTTCAGAATAAACAGAAAAATATAGAGCAGATGTTGATGAACTTAACGGATCAGCAAAGGAAGGCATTGAAAGAGCTGGAAATCTCGCCTGGTTTCACCATATCACCCGAGATAAACCAAAATAGCTCTGAAATGGTTGACGTAATCGTCGAATTTAATCAGGCTCCTGCAAAAGTAGAAGTTGCAAAGCAAGCTGTCAAAGGGAAAAAAATGTCTTTATCTTCTGCAAAAGAAAAAGCAGAAAGCGAGCATGATACGTTTAAAAAAGAGTGGAAAAAGGTCAAAAAATTAAATAGGCCAGATGATGAAAAAATGGAAGATGCCAAGATAACGAAAGAATTCCACGCAGCATTCAATGGGGTAGCGATGACGTTGCCGGCAAGGGCAGTTCAAGAGCTGCTCAGTACAGGAGTCGTGAAACGAGTATGGAAGGATAATGAAGTTAAGCTTGATCTCCCACAAGAGGCAAAAGAAATGAATTCAGGGACTCCAACCCATGCAGATGACAGTCTTTCACAAATTGGTGCGGACAAGCTTCACCAAGAGAATATTACAGGTGAAGGGATTAAAGTAGGGGTTATTGATACAGGTATTGACTATAACCATCCGGATTTAAAAGACTCTTATAAAGGCGGATACGATTTTGTCGATAATGATTCAGATCCGATGGAGGCGACTTATCAAGAGTGGAAGGATTCCGGGAAGCCTGAATTCAATGGTTCCAGTTATTATACATACCATGGAACACACGTTTCCGGGTCCATCGCGGCATCCAAGGAAAACAGCTCTCCAGCGGCCGTAAAGGGGGTAGCCCCTGATGTCGATCTTTATGTGTACAGAGTGTTGGGTCCATATGGAAGTGGATCGACCGCTGCTGTAATGGCAGGGATTGACAAGTCAGTAACAGATGGTATGGATGTTATCAACCTGTCTCTAGGGTCGAATATTAATGACCCTCTTAATCCGTCGTCTATAGCGGTTAACAATGCCATGCTCTCTGGTGTGGTTACGGTCGTTGCGGCAGGTAACACAGGCCCTAATGAAAAAACACTGGGATCTCCAGGATCGTCTGCATTAGGAATAACAGTTGGTGCCAGCGATGTGTCAGTAACGATCCCGACCATTACTGCCAATTCGGGAGATCAAGAAATTAAGGATATGAAGCTGTTAGCACAAAATTTCACAGATAACTTGGAAGACCTCCAGAATATGACCCTTCCAATTGCTGAAGTGGGGATCGGGACACAAAGCGATTTTAAAGATGTTGATGTAGCTGGTAAGGTAGCGTTCATAGAACGCGGCCTCATTACTTTCGATGAAAAAGTGCAAAACGCAAAAGATGCAGGTGCTAAAGCGGCGATTATTTATAACAATGTGGATGGTGAAATAGAAGCTTTTATAGGCAAAGGGACTAATTATATACCTGCTTTCCGCCTATCAAAGGCTGAAGGGGAACAACTGAAATCACAAGCAGAAATTACCTTTGAGTCATTAGGAAGCGTCAAGACAGGGGGAGATCATTTAGCGGAATTCAGTTCGAGAGGGCCAGCTCACGGGAATGATGACGTTAAACCAGATGTCGTTGGACCAGGTGTGGCGATATCCTCAACTTTTCCTGAGTTTATCAATCATCCCGAAGAGGGAGAAAGTTATGATACTGCATATGGCCTTCTAAGTGGAACATCAATGGCCTCTCCTCACGTAACAGGTGCTGCAGCACTCATCATGCAAGCTCATCCCGAATACACACCTTTTGAAGTGAAGGAAGCGTTGATGAATACTGCTGATGAAATGAATGGTGACTATTCCGTTAATGAAGTTGGCGCTGGCCGGATTGATGTTCATGAGGCAGCCCATGCGGATACATTGGTGAAGGTTCTGGACAAAACGATGCATGAACAAGATGGCAGCCTTGTCGAAATCGATGAAGAAACGGGTTCCATTGCTTTTGGCACTCACTTTAAAGAGGGAGAAGGACATATTGAAGACAGCAGAAAAGTAGTCATTCAAAATTTAAATGAAAAAGATACGAAGGAATTTATCACAAATGTTGAATTTTTACCGGCTAAGGGACAGATTCAAGATGCCGGCAAAAATGGGGTAGAAGTAACGATGCCCGATACGATATCTGTAGAAGCAGGAAAATCTGCAGCAATTGAGCCGGTTATTCGTGTTTCAGAAGTTGCGGAAATCGGACGTTATGAAGGATACATTCACCTTGTCAATTCGAAAAATGAAGAAGAGAACTACCAAATCCCTTTTGCCATCCGTGTAACAGATAAAGGATTTGAGAAGATGGAATTGACAAGACCGATGATTACAAATGACCCCGTCAATATGCATCCGTATACGACGCCATATACCAATGCAATCATCAATTTATCAAGCCCATTAAAGACGATTGATATGTTGGTGAGAGATGAATCCGGGGAAGCAATTGGATTTATGGGGACCATCGATGCAAGCCATTTAATGACTGGTATTGATTATTGGGGCGATAAAATGTTTACTGGACTGGTATACCCATTCACCAATGATCCTTCCCAGCCAGTTTCTGAGGAAAAGGTGAAATTGCCGCAAGGTATTTATACGTTTGAAATGATCGGGTATGATGAGCAGGGTAAAGCATATAGTAAGGACGACATTGTTATGATTGACAATACTTCTCCAAAAGTGGAACTATCCATGGAACCTGGCCTGTATGAAGTAAATGATTCAATGTATACGGCCGAAGATGGATATGATGGCCAAGCAATATGGGTACATGGAAATGTATACGATGATGCCGTCGACAAGCTCAAAGAGAAAGGTATCAATATTGATCAATCAATCCATGGTGTACTTTGGTGGGAATACAACTTCTATAATCATTTATTTCTTAACCTGGATAGTGAAGGAAACTTTAGATTCCCTGCTATGAAGGAAAGAATTGACAGCATGACCTATTTAGATACCAATGTGTTTGCCTTTAATAATGCTACAGCATCCGAAGAATATCCAGGAGGCATTAAGAACTACATGTTCATAAAAGAAGGAACAGAATATGTGGTTCCAAATTATGATAAAGATAAGCTTCGTCTGGGTGACGAAATTACGATGACATTGAATTTGAACAATGTTCAGCAGCTAGCCTCCGGGGAATTCAGCATTCCTTTTTATAAAAGTTTGTTTGAGTTTGAAAATGTCAAAGTCAATGAGGAATTTAAGCAATACGCTGAGCAAAAAGGGGCATCAGTTAACTTATCTGAACCGACAGTCACTGAAGATTACTCTGGAATGAAAGTCAAAGTAGGGGCTTCGATTGACCAAAATGAGTTGAAATTCGATCAAGATCTGCCATTCTTAGATGTCACGTTCAAAGTCATTGGTGACGAATCCTACGCCCCGCAGGACATGACATTTGAAACGCGTTCTTTTAAGTATAAGAAAACATCAGATTCTGATCCTTCTATTATCCGAGTATTAAAAGACAAGTCATTTAGGATTCTAGCTGGACATTCTGAAGTGAGTGGAATGATTGAGCCTGAAGCTTTCTATAAAGAAAATGGACAATTGGATCATTCAATCGACTATTCTAAGCTTGGTGCGAAAGTATATGCAAAAGCGGCGGATGGTGAAACCTATGAAGCATCTGAAATTTTTGATAATGGACGCTTTACAATCGATAACCTTCCGTTATCAGATAAGGAGTATGATATCTATGTGGAGGTACCAGGTCATCTCTCGAGCAAGTTATCGACGAAACTAGTAAAAGAGTTCGATGGAGAACTAGCCGGTGTACGAGAGTACGTTGATATGGACAAAGCTCAGGCTGGTGATGTGAATCGTGACAAGATGGTTGATATCCAAGACGCGATCATCTCCGTTTTCTCATACGGAAAAGAAAATGTAGGGGTTGACAAGGGAGACATAAACCAAGACGGAAAAGTAGATGAAACCGACCTTCGCTTAATCGAGAAAAATTTCTTGGAAAAAGGACCTGATGCCAAAGAGAATAAAAAACCAAAAGAAAAACATGGCAAGGTTACGTTGGAAAAATTATTCCGTTCAATTGGTCTTGAAACATTAAATTAGTGAACACAAATAAATGCCAGGGGTGCATCCCTGGCATTTATTTTCCATTATTAATTAATCAGAAAAAACTTTTGTAGCAAGCTCAAGAGCCTTATGGGTTTCTTCTGTTTCTATGTAATAATGAAAAAGTTCCTTTTCATATTGTTGGACCAACGATACATAACCACGTTTCTTCATGTAGGGGAGGGCGTTAGTGATGAGGTAGTTATAATAGTTAGTATGTTGGTTATGTAGTAGAAGTTGGAGAAGTTTAAAACTGATAGTATATAAATATTCATTGAGGGCCCTTGCAATGGAAATCCCTTCGTATACAAGCTTTTCTAGTTCATTACTTGTTAATGAATGACCGTAATAACTGCTCCGGATGAATCCTTCAAGAGAGGTTAAATAGCATGTTGAGTTTTTTTCTTTCAGGCTCATGGATTGTTCGTACAGTCTTTTTGCGGATACATATTCGCTTCGATTATAGTATTCATAAGCAAAGTTATGCAGCACCTGTGCTTTCTTGTCAAAAGCATGACATAAATCGCATGTTTGAATTAACGCGTCATATTGTTCGACTTTCTGTTGAAAATCATTGTGCCCTTTACATTCACGCGTCTTCAACATAATTATTTCGGCATCGATCATCATAAGCAGGTTATTACTATTGATAAAAAATCGTAATGACTTTTCTGCATAGTAATAAGCCATTACTTTTGAGCCTGATGCAAAGTAGGAGGCAGCTAAGGTTAAAAAGTACTCTTCATTATTATACTCTTCAATGTTAATTGTTCCTAAGGCAGCGAGTGCTTTTACTACATCTTTCTTGGACAAGTAATACATCCCTGATAAATGCTTGAGTAAATTTTTTTCGTACGGAGGCAAATGTTTATGATTCTTTTTTACAGCTTTTATGATTTTATCAGCCTGTTTTAGTTCATGGTGCAGTAGATGGTATCTTGCATTCAGGAGTTCATAAAGAACTTGATAATCACTGATTGTTAGTAATGGTTCTTTCTCCAATTTATTTTTTATCGATTCGATTTCTTCATCGCGTTCTCTGATCATCGCATCATGCCAACAGTGAAGGAGCCTCTTGATATTTTGGTACCGCGTTAACTCCTCTTCAATATTAATCCCGAGCCGTTTAGAAAACAAAGAGGTGATTTCTGAAGAATAATCCGTTTTCCCCTGTTCGATTTTACTAACATGTGTATTTGAGCAAATCCCGTTTCCAAGCTGTTCTTGTGTTAGTTTGGCTTTCTGACGATAAAATTTAATGATTTTCCCTTTATCCATGCACATCCACTCCATAATTGAAAGAATAGTAATGAATAAATACCTAACATTCAAGGTATCAACAAAGCCTGTTTAGTCTCTCTTCTTGCCCATTTTCTATCATTTTCCTTTGATTATAATTAAATTTGATGGGATAATATTTTTGAAAAATTCTATCAAATTCACAACAATTCAGAGAGTTTGTTCATGGCAACAGCTCAACTCGTTTAATGAAAAGGAACAGGTGAATCAAATGAATGCTGCTCTCTATCAAGAAATTCAAAAGTATATGCAAATGAAAAATTGGAATAAAACAGAACTTTCCAGGGAATCTGGTATTCATATCAGTGAGATCAGCCGTATTCTCAATCATAAACAACCTCTTTCATTGCAATATTTGGATGCGCTTACGAACGCATTAGGCCTCTCTGAAGGGACGTTCTATCCCTACTATTTAGAGGAGTGCTTAAATGAAGGAAACCGGGCGGACAAACGAAGAAGTATAAAGTTCTTGTATAAGTGTGTAGCAGAGGGGTACGAGAAGCATTCCAAAGAACTTGTAAATGTAATGTTGGAGGAAAAATCAAAAACGATTAGAAATAAAAATTTATTTTATATCTTTTCCGTTGCTGAAAAGATCTTTCGGGAGGGAAAGGGGGAGAAGGCCCTTCCTCTCTACGAAGTGGTGATTGAAAGCGATTTGGATCGTTTTTCAGAACAAGTCGCTATAAGCTATTTCAGGAGGTTTTATATTGTAAGAGGAACAGACAAAGGGCAGCATGCACTATCTTATGTGTTAGACCAATTAGCCTACATGCCGACTGAGATAAGGCAGGAAGCCTGCATGTGGATCATGGCAGACTACTATCGGCGTGAGGAATGGGGACAGGTTCTAAATTATGCAGAAAAACTGGAGAAAATGGACGGTGAAGGAGAATATTATGGACGTGCCCTTATGTACAAAGGCTTCGCTCTTTCAAGGTTGCACGGAAGCCTTGAAGAAGTGCTTGGAATTATAAAAAAATATGCACAAGTAAATCATTTTTACGCGGAAATGGCTGTTGGAAACCGCTATGTTGCACTCTTGGATTTTGGACAATTGGAGTACGTGGATGAGTATCTCTCTTGGTTGGAAAGCAGGGACGATATATATGCCGGCTTACCCAGGATTT
Coding sequences within it:
- a CDS encoding S8 family serine peptidase, which codes for MKTERLKPIFKGTLIASLLVSAGLPSGAIAERNFQNKQKNIEQMLMNLTDQQRKALKELEISPGFTISPEINQNSSEMVDVIVEFNQAPAKVEVAKQAVKGKKMSLSSAKEKAESEHDTFKKEWKKVKKLNRPDDEKMEDAKITKEFHAAFNGVAMTLPARAVQELLSTGVVKRVWKDNEVKLDLPQEAKEMNSGTPTHADDSLSQIGADKLHQENITGEGIKVGVIDTGIDYNHPDLKDSYKGGYDFVDNDSDPMEATYQEWKDSGKPEFNGSSYYTYHGTHVSGSIAASKENSSPAAVKGVAPDVDLYVYRVLGPYGSGSTAAVMAGIDKSVTDGMDVINLSLGSNINDPLNPSSIAVNNAMLSGVVTVVAAGNTGPNEKTLGSPGSSALGITVGASDVSVTIPTITANSGDQEIKDMKLLAQNFTDNLEDLQNMTLPIAEVGIGTQSDFKDVDVAGKVAFIERGLITFDEKVQNAKDAGAKAAIIYNNVDGEIEAFIGKGTNYIPAFRLSKAEGEQLKSQAEITFESLGSVKTGGDHLAEFSSRGPAHGNDDVKPDVVGPGVAISSTFPEFINHPEEGESYDTAYGLLSGTSMASPHVTGAAALIMQAHPEYTPFEVKEALMNTADEMNGDYSVNEVGAGRIDVHEAAHADTLVKVLDKTMHEQDGSLVEIDEETGSIAFGTHFKEGEGHIEDSRKVVIQNLNEKDTKEFITNVEFLPAKGQIQDAGKNGVEVTMPDTISVEAGKSAAIEPVIRVSEVAEIGRYEGYIHLVNSKNEEENYQIPFAIRVTDKGFEKMELTRPMITNDPVNMHPYTTPYTNAIINLSSPLKTIDMLVRDESGEAIGFMGTIDASHLMTGIDYWGDKMFTGLVYPFTNDPSQPVSEEKVKLPQGIYTFEMIGYDEQGKAYSKDDIVMIDNTSPKVELSMEPGLYEVNDSMYTAEDGYDGQAIWVHGNVYDDAVDKLKEKGINIDQSIHGVLWWEYNFYNHLFLNLDSEGNFRFPAMKERIDSMTYLDTNVFAFNNATASEEYPGGIKNYMFIKEGTEYVVPNYDKDKLRLGDEITMTLNLNNVQQLASGEFSIPFYKSLFEFENVKVNEEFKQYAEQKGASVNLSEPTVTEDYSGMKVKVGASIDQNELKFDQDLPFLDVTFKVIGDESYAPQDMTFETRSFKYKKTSDSDPSIIRVLKDKSFRILAGHSEVSGMIEPEAFYKENGQLDHSIDYSKLGAKVYAKAADGETYEASEIFDNGRFTIDNLPLSDKEYDIYVEVPGHLSSKLSTKLVKEFDGELAGVREYVDMDKAQAGDVNRDKMVDIQDAIISVFSYGKENVGVDKGDINQDGKVDETDLRLIEKNFLEKGPDAKENKKPKEKHGKVTLEKLFRSIGLETLN
- a CDS encoding helix-turn-helix transcriptional regulator, whose product is MDKGKIIKFYRQKAKLTQEQLGNGICSNTHVSKIEQGKTDYSSEITSLFSKRLGINIEEELTRYQNIKRLLHCWHDAMIRERDEEIESIKNKLEKEPLLTISDYQVLYELLNARYHLLHHELKQADKIIKAVKKNHKHLPPYEKNLLKHLSGMYYLSKKDVVKALAALGTINIEEYNNEEYFLTLAASYFASGSKVMAYYYAEKSLRFFINSNNLLMMIDAEIIMLKTRECKGHNDFQQKVEQYDALIQTCDLCHAFDKKAQVLHNFAYEYYNRSEYVSAKRLYEQSMSLKEKNSTCYLTSLEGFIRSSYYGHSLTSNELEKLVYEGISIARALNEYLYTISFKLLQLLLHNQHTNYYNYLITNALPYMKKRGYVSLVQQYEKELFHYYIETEETHKALELATKVFSD
- a CDS encoding helix-turn-helix transcriptional regulator; translated protein: MKNSIKFTTIQRVCSWQQLNSFNEKEQVNQMNAALYQEIQKYMQMKNWNKTELSRESGIHISEISRILNHKQPLSLQYLDALTNALGLSEGTFYPYYLEECLNEGNRADKRRSIKFLYKCVAEGYEKHSKELVNVMLEEKSKTIRNKNLFYIFSVAEKIFREGKGEKALPLYEVVIESDLDRFSEQVAISYFRRFYIVRGTDKGQHALSYVLDQLAYMPTEIRQEACMWIMADYYRREEWGQVLNYAEKLEKMDGEGEYYGRALMYKGFALSRLHGSLEEVLGIIKKYAQVNHFYAEMAVGNRYVALLDFGQLEYVDEYLSWLESRDDIYAGLPRIFETYIQLNRLEDAKKLIDRFKHVIRDMSVSKEPWLKEKRYLDFRYAHALFQCKNSKYDEGLNELLKVADSSMKIGNIERLKKCLVAFWLYRAYATPQHDEKYYKILST